One window of the Zea mays cultivar B73 chromosome 3, Zm-B73-REFERENCE-NAM-5.0, whole genome shotgun sequence genome contains the following:
- the LOC103649760 gene encoding uncharacterized protein has translation MAAATNTTTPTTAPLSMKLLIDRKARRLLFAEASKDVVDFLFSLLVLPVGAAVKLLGKDGVAGSVGSLYGSVEGLDYAYVQPGAAKDALLRPAVLCSLLDGSSLLRLLPPPPGHHPTTTSSRSLLLYRCTSIFNSSCRTYITDAYGKACPTCGNLMTAAAQYLPPAAQMPAAAAGFVQGVVTYTVMDNLTVMPMSAISSFTLLHAFAVTDLAALQEKTVQLGYNEGLEILRASLQSKTVLSDVFLGRKDRGDA, from the exons ATGGCCGCAGCAACTAACACGACGACGCCGACGACGGCGCCGCTCAGCATGAAGCTCCTCATCGACAGGAAGGCGCGGCGGCTGCTGTTCGCGGAGGCGAGCAAGGACGTGGTGGACTTCCTCTTCTCGCTCCTCGTCCTGCCCGTCGGCGCGGCCGTCAAGCTGCTGGGCAAGGACGGCGTGGCCGGCAGCGTCGGCAGCCTCTACGGCAGCGTGGAGGGCCTCGACTACGCCTACGTCCAGCCCGGCGCCGCCAAGGACGCGCTGCTCCGCCCCGCCGTGCTCTGCTCGCTGCTGGACGGCTCCTCCCTCCTTCGcctgctaccaccgccgccggggCATCATcccaccaccaccagcagcaggAGCCTGCTGCTGTACCGCTGCACCAGCATCTTCAACAGCAGCTGCCGCACCTACATCACCGACGCCTACGGCAAGGCGTGCCCGACCTGCGGCAACCTCATGACCGCCGCCGCGCAGTACCTCCCGCCCGCCGCCCAgatgcccgccgccgccgccgggttcGTCCAGGGCGTCGTCACGTACACGGTCATGGACAACCTCACCGTCATGCCCATGTCCGCCATCTCCAGCTTCACGCTGCTCCACGCCTTCGCGGTCACCGACCTCGCCGCGCTGCAGGAGAAGACCGTGCAGCTCGGCTACAATGAG GGTTTAGAGATTCTCAGGGCCTCGCTGCAGTCCAAAACCGTTCTGAGCGATGTGTTCCTCGGCAGGAAAGATCGCGGTGATGCTTGA